The Gallus gallus isolate bGalGal1 chromosome W, bGalGal1.mat.broiler.GRCg7b, whole genome shotgun sequence genome window below encodes:
- the LOC121108212 gene encoding uncharacterized protein LOC121108212 isoform X1, whose product MGRDQTKGPSNADRGHSLPSLVTPRGGSVSDSVEEKEGTGFECRGRDQMTDWNGIRSEALGKGIVPEAFRVIVSDRGPEWVPPDPGGVTRLVEFMDKRGLKSPLTLNALQTLAALGPLFPRDITNLMRMVLRLVHYTLWETDWMAELGGRAGATGVGPRRSLHGTGIQRLSGKAVGVASPQGQLARLRPGELIAATDAMVEAFNKLVHKAEPPAPCTDITQGPNESFQSFADRLLAAAEGSDLLKLAQRLVIIDCLQQKSHDNVKALLRAGPSMLNTQGEVIQYVLDKLKVAHLTNEGLATAIVVAVGLRQQRSLQQQGLCFRYGQYGHVGAQCPCGGGQSGPPDHRKGLL is encoded by the coding sequence ATGGGGAGGGACCAGACGAAAGGTCCGTCCAATGCGGACAGGGGGCATAGCCTACCGTCTCTGGTCACTCCCAGGGGCGGTAGTGTGAGTGAtagtgtagaggagaaagaagggactggctttgagtgcagggggagggatcaaatgacggactggaatgggattagatcggaggctttggggaagggtatagttccagaggcattccgggtgattgtgagtgatcgtggtcccgaatgggtgccgcctgaccccgggggtgttacgcgcctggtggaatttatggataaaagaggcttgaaatcgcctctgacattaaatgcactacaaactttggctgcactggggcctctcTTCCCCCGTGACATCACAAACTTAATGCGTATGGTGCTCAGGCTGGTTCACTATACGTTATGGGAGACGGACTGGATGGCCGAGTTGGGGGGCCGTGCCGGGGCGACAGGGGTCGGCCCGCGCCGCTCCCTGCATGGGACCGGCATACAGCGGCTTTCAGGGAAGGCCGTGGGAGTGGCTTCGCCCCAGGGCCAGCTAGCGAGACTAAGGCCAGGGGagctaatagcagccacagatgcaatggtggaagcgtttaataaacttgtgcatAAGGCCGAACCACCTGCTCCAtgcacagatattacccagggcccaaatgaatcctttcaaagctttgcagacaggcttttagctgctgcagaggggtctgatctCCTGAAACTGGCCCAAAGGCTAGTGATCATtgactgcctgcagcagaaatcGCATGACAATGTTAAGGCATTGCTGCGAGCCGGCCCAAGTATGCTTAATACCCAGGGAGAagttattcagtatgtcttagataagctcaaggtggctcatttaactaatgaaggGCTAGCCACAGCTATTGTCGTAGCTGTTGGCCTGCGACAGCAAagatcgctgcagcagcaagggctgtgtttccgatACGGCCAGTATGGCCATGTTGGAGCACAGTGCCCCTGTGGGGGAGGTCAGTCAGGGCCTCCTGATCACAGGAAGGGCTTGCTATAG